A window of Paraburkholderia megapolitana genomic DNA:
GCACGCTCACCCTGTCCGCGTATCGCGCCGCGCCGGCAAGCGGCAGCGACAGCGTGCCGCCAGCGGTCGTGCTGGCAATCGACGATACCGGCTGCGGCATTCCCTCCGTGCTGCTCCACAAGGTGATCGAACCGTTCTTCACGACACGAGCGGCAGGCGAGGGCAGCGGCCTCGGTCTTAGCAGCGTGTATGGGTTTGTGCGACAGAGCGGCGGCGATCTGCGGATTCACAGTACGCCCGGCCAGGGAACCCGCGTCGAATTGTGGCTACCCGCGAGCGATGCGCCGTCCCACGTCGGAGCGCTGTCGGCCGAACCGCCGCGAACGCCAATGCAGATGACGGATGCGCATGTATTGGTGGTGGAAGACGACGCCGACGTGAGGGATACCGCGCTCGCCCAGTTCGCCGCACTCGGCGTGCGGGCCGACGCGGTGGCGAGCGGTGCGCACGCACTGCAATGGCTCGATATGCACGGCCCGGTGACGCTCGTGCTGTCCGATATTTCACTCGGTGCGAGCGGCAGCGGGATCGAGTTTGCAGCCGAGCTGGCGCGACGCTGGCCGCTCCAGCAGATTGCATTGACGTCGGGGTTGCCGCCTGAAGTGCATCAGACACACCCGGCCTGGAACCCCGATCTGCCGTTCATCGCGAAGCCGTTCAATCTCGACACGCTTGCGGCGTTACTACGCCGGCCGGCTCGCACCGCCGCTGTCCGCTACGACGTCTCGTGAGCGGGCGCGGCCACGCCGATTGTTTCGATTGTTAACAGCGCGACCCTCTCTCGAAATTGTCGATTAACCCAGCTCGTGTCTGATACACCCACGCGACGGACCGGCTCGCACCCGATGCAGCCGCTGTCGCAGAAGAGACAAACAAAACATGGAGACACGGATGGTCACGATCAAGACAGGCTTGCTCACGATGGCACTCGCGCTCAGCGTCGGCCCGGTGGCTGCGGCAACGCTGCGCATCGCCTGCGGCTCGGCGGGCGTGGACCAGGAAGTCTGTCAGATATCGGCGAAGCACTGGGCGGAGAAGACCGGTAACGAGGTCGAGTTCATCAACATGCCGAACAGCTCCAACGAAACCCTGGCGCTTTATCAGCAGCTTCTTGGCAGCGGCTCCGACAAGATCGATGTGATGCAGATCGATACGGTCTGGCCCGGCATTCTCGCCAGTCACCTTATCGATCTCAAGCCGTACAGCAACGGCCAGGAGCACCAGTCGTTCCCAAGCGTCGTTGCGAACGATACCGTGAACGGCAAGCTGGTCGCGATGCCGTGGTTCATCGATACAGGGCTGCTCTATTACCGCAAGGATCTGCTTGAGAAGCATCACCTGAAAGTACCCACGACCTGGGAAGAGCTTGACGCCACCGCGCGCAAGATCCAGAGCGCCGAGCGGGCAGCCGGCAACGAGAAGATGTGGGGCTATGTCTGGCAGGGCCGGGCGTATGAAGGGCTGACCTGCAATGCGCTCGAATGGGTGAGCAGCCACAACGGCGGCGACGTGATCGACGGCGAGGGCCGTGTCACGATCGATAATCCCGCGGCCGCCCGCGCGCTCGATCTTGCCGCGAAATGGGTGGGCACGATCAGCCCGCGCGCGGTACTGAACTATGGCGAGGAAGAGGCGCGCGGCGTGTTCCAGTCGGGCAATGCGCTGTTCATGCGCAACTGGCCCTACGCATGGTCGATCGCGAACAAGGCCAACAGCTCGATCAAGGGCAAGGTAGGCGTCGCGCCGTTGCCGAAAGGTGGTGCGGACGGCAAGTCGAGCGCAACGCTCGGCGGCTGGCAGCTCGCCGTGTCGCGCTATTCGCCGAATCCGAAGCTGGCCGCCGATCTCGTGATGTACCTGTCGAGCGCCGACGTGCAGAAGATGCGCGCGGTTCAGGCCTCGTTCAATCCGACCATTCCCGCGCTCTACGAAGACAAGGACGTACTTCAGGCCAACCCGTTCATGGCGGAGCTACTGCCAACGTTCAACACGGCGGTGGCGCGTCCATCGACGGTGACGGGGCCGAAGTACAACCAGGTCAGCAACCAGTTCTGGAACGCTGCGCATGACGTGCTGGCGGGTAGCGACAACGCGTCGGGGGCGCTCGCGAAGCTCGCGGTCTCGCTCAAACGGCTGGCACCGAATGGCACCTGGCGCTGACATGCAAAACATGTCGACCAGACCGACCAGTTCGGGTCTTGCCCAGACGCGGCGGCGCGAAGCGTGGCTGCTGATGTTGCCTGCGCTGCTGATGCTGGCGGCGATCGCAGGCTGGCCGCTCGCCCGTACGATCTGGTTCAGCCTGACCGACACACAGTTGTCCGACCTGTCGGCACACCGGTTCGTCGGGCTCGCCAACTACATAGGCGAGAGCGGCGTGCTGCGCGATCCGGCGTGGTGGCAGGCCGTTGCAAACACGCTGATGTTCTCGATCGTATCGGTTGTGCTGGAAACGTTCGCGGGCCTTGGCGTCGCGCTGCTGCTCGACACGCCGTCGCGCATCCGTACCTTGCTGCGTGCGGCGGTGCTCGTGCCGTGGGCCATTCCTACCGTCGTGTCCGCGAAAATCTGGAGCTGGATGCTGAACGACCAGTTCGGCGTGGTCAATGCAATCCTGATGAACCTGCATCTGATCGGCGAGCCGCTCGCCTTCACCGCAGATCCACACCTCGTGTTCCCGACGATCGTCTTTGTCGATGTGTGGAAGACCACGCCGTTCATGGCGCTGCTGATGCTGGCCGCCTTGCAGACAGTGCCACGCGACTGCTACGAAGCGGCACGTGTCGACGGCGTACCGCGCTGGCGTGTGTTCGCCCGGGTGACACTGCCGCTCATCATGCCGGGCGTGCTGGTGGCGATGATCTTTCGTTCGCTCGACGCGCTGCGCATATTCGATCTGATCTACGTGATGACGTCGAACAGCCGGCTGACCAAAAGCATGTCGGTGTATGTACGCGAACAACTGATCGATTTCCAGCAGGTCGGGTTCGGTTCAGCGGCGGCCACGTTGCTCTTTCTGATCGTCGTGCTGTTCACGTCCGCGTACATGGTGATCGGCCGCAACCGCATGCGAGGGATATGACATGAGAAAGCATCCCCTGGAAGTCGCTGCGTATTACCTGTTGTCCGGCCTCGTGCTGATCGTCTCGCTGTTCCCGTTCGTCTACATGGCCGGTAGTTCGCTCAGACAAGGCAACGCGCTGTTCGATGCGTCGCTGTGGCCGACGCGACTGTCACTCGACAACTATGCGGAACTGTTTCGCGATCAACCGGTTGGCGCCTACCTGTTGAATTCGGCGCTGGTGGCGGGCGGCGTGGTGGCGTTGTCGCTGGGCGTATCGGTGCTGGCTGCGTATGCGCTCGGGCGTGTGTCCTTTCGTGGCCGCGGCGTGCTGATGATGTGCATTCTCGGTGTATCGATGTTCCCGCAGGTCGCCATCCTCTCCGGTCTCTTCGAGCTGATCCGCGCACTCGGTCTCTACGATCGCCTGCCGGCGCTCATCATCGCCGATCTGATTTTTACGTTGCCGTTCACGGTCTGGGTGCTTGTCACCTTCATGCGTGAGCTGCCGCGCGAACTGGAGGAAGCGGCGCTCGTCGACGGCGTCGGCGTGCTGACGCTGATCTTCCGCATCTTCATGCCGCTGCTGCGGCCCGCGCTTGCCGCCACCTCGCTGCTCGCGTTCGTCGCGGCCTGGAACGAGTTTCTGTTCGCGCTGACGTTCACGATCTCGTCGGGGCAACGCACGGTACCGGTGGCGATCACGATGATCACCGGGTCGAGTAGCTACGAACTTCCGTGGGGAACCATCATGGCCGCGTCCGTCATCGTCACCGTGCCGCTCGTGATGCTCGTGCTGCTGTTCCAGCGCCACATCGTGTCGGGACTGACCGCGGGCGCGATCAAAGGTTAAGCCGGTCGCACTGTGATCACATTGAAGCCTTGGCTTCAGAGGAAAGCGAAATGAGCGAGATCAGGTTGACCGGTCTGCAAAAGAAATTCGGCGCGACACCGGTACTGTCCGATGTCGATCTTTGTGTCGAAGCAGGTGAGTTCTGTGTGTTCATCGGCCCGTCGGGATGCGGGAAGTCAACGCTGCTGCGCCTCGTCGCGGGTCTCGAGGAACCCTGTGCGGGTGACATCTCGATCGACGGGCGACGCGTCAATGAATTACCGCCGGCCAAGCGCGACATTGCGATGGTGTTTCAAAGCTATGCGCTCTATCCGCACATGACCGTGTATGAAAACATGGCATTCGGCCTGCGGCATCTGCGTCTGCCGAAGGATGAACTGGCGCGGCGTGTCCACGCCGCTTCGCAGGCGCTGCACCTGGGCGAACTGCTCGAGCGCAGGCCTGCCGCGTTGTCGGGCGGGCAACGGCAACGTGTAGCGATCGGACGCGCGATCGTACGCAAGCCGAAAGTGTTTCTGTTCGACGAGCCGCTGTCGAACCTCGATGCATCGCTGCGCGTGAAGACGCGCGTCGAGATCGCGAGGCTGCATCGCAACCTCAATAGCGCCAGCATGATCTACGTGACGCACGACCAGGTCGAGGCGATGACGCTTGCCGACAAGATCGTGCTGCTGCGTCCGCTCGAAGGACGTAGTGGCGTGGCGAGCGTCGCGCAGGTCGGTTCTCCGCTCGATCTCTATCACCGACCCGCGAACCAGTTCGTCGCGGGGTTCATCGGCTCGCCGTCGATGAATTTCATCCCGGCGACGTTCGTCGGCGCCGACGCATCGGTGGTGCGCGTGTCGGCACGCGGCATAGGGCTCGACGCCAATGTGTGTGCGGACGATCTCGTGATCGGCGAGGACGTGACGCTGGGCGTGCGTCCCGAACATATCCGGATGGGCGGTGGGCAGTTGAGCGGAGAAGTCGTGCACGTCGAGCAGATGGGCGAACACACGTATGTGTATCTCGATACGAAGTTGTCCGCGCACCCGCTGGTTGCGAAGACTGCGCCAGGCTACATCCATATCGGCCAACGTCTGCCGTTCGCTCTCGCGCCCGATGCACTGCATCTGTTTCATCGGGACGGACGGGCGGCGACGCGCGCGGTACATGAACAGGGCGCGGGCTCGCTGGCCCTCGCGTGATGGTGTGCCCGGCCGATGCCGCCGATGCGGCGCATGCGGCCGGCCAGGTGTTCAGCAGTTTCAGGCGGCTCGGGCTTGCAGCCGCCGTCAAATCGGTAAGTTGATTCCAGACAAGGACCAGATATGTTCAACAAGAAACTTTCAGTGATCGTGTGGAACGAATTCGAGCACGAACGCGAAGAACCCGAAATACGCGCGATCTATCCGGAGGGCATCCACGCGACGATCGCCGCTGCGTTACGCGAGATACCCGCGCTGGGGCATGGCACGCTACCGCTCGAGATTGGCACGGCCACGCTCGATCAACCGGAACACGGCTTGAGCGAGGCGCGTCTCGCGACGTGCGACGTGCTCGTGTGGTGGGGGCATAAAGCGCACTCGAAAGTCGACGATGAGATCGTCGAGCGCGTGCAGCGCCGGGTTCTCGAAGGAATGGGGCTGATCGTGCTGCACTCTGGACACTTCTCGAAGATCTTCCGGCGCCTGATGGGCACCAACTGTTCGCTGAAGTGGCGCGAAGCAGCCGAGAAGGAGCGCGTGTGGGTCGTCGAGCGCTCGCACCCGATCGCCGCGGGTCTCGGCGAATATTTCGAGTTGCCGAACGAAGAGATGTACGGCGAGCGCTTCGACATTCCGCAGCCGGACCAGACGATTTTCATCTCGTGGTTCGAAGGCGGCGAGGTGTTCCGTTCCGGTTGCTGCTGGGAACGCGGACACGGCCGGATTTTCTACTTCCGTCCGGGCCACGAGGCCTATCCGACCTATCACAACCGCGACGTTCAGCAGGTGCTGGCCAATGCCGTGCAGTGGGCAGCGCCGCGTGTGAATTTTGTCGACCATTGCCCACAGTCCGCCCCGCTCGAAACGCTGAGCGACAACGGCAACGCATTCGCGAAGGTCGGGATCCGGCAATCCACGGGAGACATCGCGTGAACGACGATTACAAGGTGGAGTTGCCGGAAGCCGCCGTTACGCTGCGCGACCGGCGTCTCCGGGTCGGCGTGATCGGACTGGGCGTCGGCCTCAAGCATATCGAGGGCTGGCGCGAGCATCCAGACGTCGACGTGGTGGCGATTGCCGATCCCGATGCGAAACGCCTCGCGAAGGTCGGCGACGAATTCTCGATCGATGCGCGTTATGCGGATGCGCAGACGATGCTCAACGCTGAGCGGCTCGACGTGGTGAGCGTCTGTACGCCGAACAAGTTTCACAAGGAGTTGACGCTCGCTGCACTCGGCGCCGGCTGTCATGTGCTGTGCGAAAAGCCGATGGCGATGAATGCGGAGGAGGGGCGCGCCATGCTCGCCGCTGCGCAGCGGGCCGGCAAGCGGTTAATGATCAACTTCTCGTATCGCTTTAGCGCCCAATCGCGGGCGCTTAAAGCCCAGGTCGACGCCGACCTTTTCGGCGACTTCTATTTCGGCCGCACGGTCTGGCATCGCCGGCGCGGCATGCCTGGCTTCGGCGGCTGGTTCGGCACGAAGTCGCTCGCGGGCGGCGGCCCGCTTATCGATCTCGGTGTGCACCGGCTCGACCTCGCGTTGTGGCTGATGGGTTATCCGAAGCCCGTCTGGGTGATGGGCTGCGCTTACGATCCGATCGCCCGCGAGCTCGCCGAACAATCGGGCAAGACCTTCGACGTCGAGGATCTGGCCGCGGCGCTGATCCGCTTCGACAACGGCGCGACGCTCGCGCTCGAGGCATCGTGGGCGACCAACATCCAGGAAGCCGAGCTGATGGAAACCCGCCTGCTCGGTACCAAAGCGGGGTTGCTGCAGAAAAACCTGAACGAAGGCTACACGTTCGACGCGCATATCTTTATGGAGCAAAACGGCGCGCAGTTCGACATGCGCCTGAACCCCTCCGGAACCATCGCACGCTCGGCAATGTACGACTACGCCGAAGCGATTCTGAGCGACACGCCACATCCCGCACCGGGTGAGGAAGGTCTCGTCGTGATGGAGATTCTCGACGCGATCTATGCGAGTGCCGCGTCAGGTCAACCGGTTCGCGTTCGACCACCGGCAGCGGGGCGCACATCGCTCGAAGCGCCCGTGCTCGATGTCGGCGTAGTCGGATAGCGATGCCGGCGGGCTCACGCACGTCAAGTTAGTAGTCGACCCATCGTACCCAGCATTGAGGCAGGCATCCGGCGACAACGCCGGCATGCCGGTCTTCGTGCGCGCCAAAAAACGGGTGCGTTTAATCAAAAGAAAAAGGCGCGCGCATAGCACGTACGCCAGAAAACAGGTTTGGAGACAACCATGATCAATTCATCAAGAAAGAGGGTGCCCGGCGTGCGGCGGTTTGCGGTGGCGATATCGATGACGACATGTTCGACGGTCCTGCATGCTGCGCCCGTTGCGACTGTCGCGACGGCACCTGCCGATTCGGCCGCCTTGTCACGCCCTCTGGTGATGACGCTGGCGGATGCTGGCAACGCGGAACCGGCCGGTATGAGCCAGTCTACGGGCGTGGTGCAAACCGACACCAGCCCGACGGGCACGGTGACGCCGACGCCTTCATCGGCATGGAACCAGCTCACGCCGTGGACCGTATTCCATGGCTATTTTCGGGCAGGCGTCGGCGCGAGCGATGGCCACTCGCAAGCCTGCTACCAGTTGGCGGGCGCGTTGATCAAATACCGGCTCGGTAACGAATGTCAGGTGTATGGCGAGCTGGAGATCGACCAGACGCTGTACAAGTTCTCGAATGGCATGCAGTTGTCGGCGGTGGGAATGGCGAGTCTCGTCAACTCGCTCGATCGAGTACCGACTTTTCATACGAGCAACGGCAACCAGGGCAACATCCGCTTGCCGCAGTCGTATGTGCAGTTGACCGATATCCCCGGCCTCGACGCCGCGCGTATCTGGTTCGGCAGGATCTACTACCGGCGCCATGACGTCTACGCGAATGATTTCTTCTACTGGAATCCGACCGGCCTTGGCGCGGGCATCGAGAACGTGTCGATCGGCGGCGGCCTCAAGCTCAGTTACGGGCTGTTTCGCAAGGATACGGTCAACGCGCAGTATTACGCCACCCGCCATGACCTGCAATTGTCCGGTGTGCATCCGAACCGGGACGGCGAGCTGCAGTTCGGGTTGTCGTATATTCCGGCGCGCGCACCTGTGAGCGGCTCGAACGGCTTGATGCAGGACGCGCATAGCGGCTGGTCGATCACTATGCAGCATGTCCAGTCCAACCTGCTCGGCGGGAAAAACAAGCTCGCGTTCCAGTACGGGACGGGCCCCGGAACCGGTCTTAGCTACACCGGTACGCTTAGCAACGACCACCGCTACAAGAGCCTGCGTGTGCTCGACGCATTCGACTGGCAGGCAACGCGCGACTTCGGCGGCCAGGTGGTCGGTATTTATCAGCGCGACATCGCGCCGTCGGGCGGCTCGCAAACCTGGGTGTCGATGGGCGTGCGACCGGCTTACGCGTTCACTCAGCACATCAAGCTGCAGGGCGACTTCGGCCACGACCTCGTGACGCCATCGGGTGGCCCGACCCGTAAGCTGCTCAAGGCGAGCGTCGCGTTGACACTGGCGATGGACCGTTCGTTCTGGTCGCGACCCGAGCTGCGTGTCTTCTACACCTATGCGCACTGGAACCAGGCCGCACAGGCTGCGGCGGCACCGGGCGATCCGCTGTCGACGACGGGAATTTTCGGCACCTCGCGTACCGGTTCGACGGTCGGAACGCAGATGGAATGGTGGTGGTAAGGAACCGGGTGCGAAAGCAGAAACAGGCAAGCTTTGGGGAGGATCGGGTGAGCGCGCGTGGGTCGATCGTTGTATCTTAGCGCTCACCAGATACAAAGGAGGGGAGAGCCCCATGCTCGATCACGTATTCATATCCGTCAGCGATATCGATCGTTCGATTGCGTTCTACGAGAAGGCACTCGCGCCGCTCCGCATCGCCCATGCGCTCGACTACGACGGCCGGCAAGGCCCTGCCGGCCACCCCAATCTCAAGGGTTTCGGCAAGAACGCTCGCGTGTTCTTCTGGCTGCGCGAAGGTACGGTTGAAGGGCGTGCGGCCCATGTCGGTTTCGTCGCCGACGGCAAGAGCGAGGTCGATGCGGCCTTCGCGGCGGCGATGGCCGCAGGCGCCAGCGAAATCCATCCTCCGGGACCGCAGCTTCACTACGACCCGCGTTACTACGCGGCCCAGGTTCGCGATCCCGACGGCTACAGCCTCGAATTCGTCTACAAGGAATGGCAGCACTGATATGAAGAAGCTTGTCGATACATTCATCCAGACCGTCAACGCATTCGACGTCGAGGGAGCGTTGGCCCTCTTCGCGTCCGATGCAGTCATCGACGACGTTTCGGTTGGCGACGCCTTTGTCGGCACCGACGGTGTTCGCCTGTATATCGAGCAGTTTTTCGTCGGTTATAAAACCGCCAGCAAGCTTCTGTCGCTCGAGCAACTGGACAACTTCAATGCCGTTGCGCGCCTCGATTTCACGGGTAACTTTGGCCACGAGATCGGGACGCTCAAGATCGCAATCAACGCCGATGGTCTTATCGAGCGCATCGACGCGGACCTCGAATGAGTGGTACACCGCAATGATCGAGGCAAAACCGGAGTGCCTTGATCGACACCCCGGTTTCGCCTACTTCGAATGAAAGCCGCTTACTGCTGTTGCAGTTGCTGCTTCTGAATATACGTCCGCACATCGGCCATCGATACGCGCCCGGTATGGGCGCTATCGATTGCATCGAAGTGCTTCGAGACATACCCCAGACCGCTGCTTTGCGCCTGCGCCTTCGTCACAGAAGCGCCGTTACTCAGCACGGTGTTGGCACCGAGCCGAGCTTCGACGCGCTGCTGCGCCTGCTGCTGCAGGGTCGCACCAGTGGAGGGGAGCACAGCCGCCACACGGTTCTGCGGAAAGAACGGACCGTCGACGCCGTGACTGCCATGCGGCAGCGTCACCGCAGCTACCGCTTGAGGCGGCAGCGCGTGAGCGCTACTCATTACAGCGCCGAGCACGATCAACGGGGAAATACGTCGCATCAATTTGATTAAAGACATGATCACTCTCATTGAATGGGTGAGCAGAGGGTTCCCGTAAGAAGGAGTATCCCGCCATCGATCACGGTGCCTTCGCCCCGGTAGTCGCCGCGTTGGCCGTTGGCGTGCTGGCCGCGGCCTCGTCAGACCAGGGTGCCGGCAACGTCTTGAGCGTGAGCGCCCCCGGAATCGCTGCGTTCTGATAGAAGAGCGCCAGGTCCGACTTCATCTGCGGGCGAGCAACGTCATCCAGATAGATCATGTGACCGCCCTGGAAGAAGCTGACCTGCAGGTTCGGATTCAGACCCGATACGGTCTGGAGCCGCGCGAGCTGCTTCTCGGTATTGAAGAACGGCGTGGCCAGATCGTGATAGCCGTTTTCGGAGAACACAGCCAGCTGCGGATTGAGCTGCAGCGCGCCGAGCAGGTCGGGGATCGTATCCGGCAAAGCCTGTCCGTCGTGCGAGAAGTCCCAGCTACCGATGATGTTGTCGTTCAACGGCACGTAGGTCGCATTCGGCGCCGTATAACCGAGGTAGTTCGGCATCTGTGTCGCGAGGGCGTTCGTGAACGGCTGCGAAATCAGGATGTCCGACGGGTCGCCATCGCTTTGCAGCCGCGAGTCCGAATTCGGCAGCGACACGCGTCCATCGTAGCGGCCGATCGTCGTTCCCGATATCAGACTGCCTGAGAACGGATTCGCGTTGAAGTAACCCTTCAGTGCCTGCAGGGTCAGGCTGGACGGTTGCTCCCACGACGTGAGCGTCTTCGACGAAGGGAATACCGGCCTGCCCAGTGCATCGGGGTCGCCGATCTGGCTCAGCACCCACGACTGCGAATAGCTATTGAAAGCGCTGTACTCGGTCGTGACGAACTGCGCCATCTGCGTCGCGTAGGCGCTCTGGCTAGCCGGTGCCGGCGATACCTGGTTGTAGTACGCCGCCACCTCCGCATAACCGGGCATGTAGCCGGCCACGGTGTCGGTGGCAAGCGCGAGACCGGCGGTCGAATTCTCGACGGCAACGGCTTCCGTGGCATCCGCGAAGTAATTCAGGATCGCGGACTGCAGCGTGATCCCCGTCAGATGTACGCCGGCTGTTTCGAGCGACAACGCGAGCATGTCGGTACGCGGCGTGCC
This region includes:
- a CDS encoding ABC transporter ATP-binding protein, with translation MSEIRLTGLQKKFGATPVLSDVDLCVEAGEFCVFIGPSGCGKSTLLRLVAGLEEPCAGDISIDGRRVNELPPAKRDIAMVFQSYALYPHMTVYENMAFGLRHLRLPKDELARRVHAASQALHLGELLERRPAALSGGQRQRVAIGRAIVRKPKVFLFDEPLSNLDASLRVKTRVEIARLHRNLNSASMIYVTHDQVEAMTLADKIVLLRPLEGRSGVASVAQVGSPLDLYHRPANQFVAGFIGSPSMNFIPATFVGADASVVRVSARGIGLDANVCADDLVIGEDVTLGVRPEHIRMGGGQLSGEVVHVEQMGEHTYVYLDTKLSAHPLVAKTAPGYIHIGQRLPFALAPDALHLFHRDGRAATRAVHEQGAGSLALA
- a CDS encoding 2-oxoglutarate dehydrogenase → MSLIKLMRRISPLIVLGAVMSSAHALPPQAVAAVTLPHGSHGVDGPFFPQNRVAAVLPSTGATLQQQAQQRVEARLGANTVLSNGASVTKAQAQSSGLGYVSKHFDAIDSAHTGRVSMADVRTYIQKQQLQQQ
- a CDS encoding ABC transporter substrate-binding protein, with product MVTIKTGLLTMALALSVGPVAAATLRIACGSAGVDQEVCQISAKHWAEKTGNEVEFINMPNSSNETLALYQQLLGSGSDKIDVMQIDTVWPGILASHLIDLKPYSNGQEHQSFPSVVANDTVNGKLVAMPWFIDTGLLYYRKDLLEKHHLKVPTTWEELDATARKIQSAERAAGNEKMWGYVWQGRAYEGLTCNALEWVSSHNGGDVIDGEGRVTIDNPAAARALDLAAKWVGTISPRAVLNYGEEEARGVFQSGNALFMRNWPYAWSIANKANSSIKGKVGVAPLPKGGADGKSSATLGGWQLAVSRYSPNPKLAADLVMYLSSADVQKMRAVQASFNPTIPALYEDKDVLQANPFMAELLPTFNTAVARPSTVTGPKYNQVSNQFWNAAHDVLAGSDNASGALAKLAVSLKRLAPNGTWR
- a CDS encoding ThuA domain-containing protein; protein product: MFNKKLSVIVWNEFEHEREEPEIRAIYPEGIHATIAAALREIPALGHGTLPLEIGTATLDQPEHGLSEARLATCDVLVWWGHKAHSKVDDEIVERVQRRVLEGMGLIVLHSGHFSKIFRRLMGTNCSLKWREAAEKERVWVVERSHPIAAGLGEYFELPNEEMYGERFDIPQPDQTIFISWFEGGEVFRSGCCWERGHGRIFYFRPGHEAYPTYHNRDVQQVLANAVQWAAPRVNFVDHCPQSAPLETLSDNGNAFAKVGIRQSTGDIA
- a CDS encoding maltoporin; this encodes MSQSTGVVQTDTSPTGTVTPTPSSAWNQLTPWTVFHGYFRAGVGASDGHSQACYQLAGALIKYRLGNECQVYGELEIDQTLYKFSNGMQLSAVGMASLVNSLDRVPTFHTSNGNQGNIRLPQSYVQLTDIPGLDAARIWFGRIYYRRHDVYANDFFYWNPTGLGAGIENVSIGGGLKLSYGLFRKDTVNAQYYATRHDLQLSGVHPNRDGELQFGLSYIPARAPVSGSNGLMQDAHSGWSITMQHVQSNLLGGKNKLAFQYGTGPGTGLSYTGTLSNDHRYKSLRVLDAFDWQATRDFGGQVVGIYQRDIAPSGGSQTWVSMGVRPAYAFTQHIKLQGDFGHDLVTPSGGPTRKLLKASVALTLAMDRSFWSRPELRVFYTYAHWNQAAQAAAAPGDPLSTTGIFGTSRTGSTVGTQMEWWW
- a CDS encoding S10 family serine carboxypeptidase-like protein, translating into MKPDRRCAGNRRGAAPGKITTIAAMVIGAMALAACGSGDGSSSSAANLKQTANAKAAQVAANQTYVDPVAYSMNANDSLDASQVAEKAAVMNYTWTSGSTTVNYTTTTGHLTASDSSGNPEASMSYVAYTAPSTNGAPRPVTFVYNGGPGSSSIWLRLGSFAPTRVATPDPLFGTNWPNYPLVNNAESLIDTTDLVFIDPPGTGLSEAVSPNTNQTFWGSDPDVTVMRDFIERYLTVNSRSSSPIYLYGESYGTPRTDMLALSLETAGVHLTGITLQSAILNYFADATEAVAVENSTAGLALATDTVAGYMPGYAEVAAYYNQVSPAPASQSAYATQMAQFVTTEYSAFNSYSQSWVLSQIGDPDALGRPVFPSSKTLTSWEQPSSLTLQALKGYFNANPFSGSLISGTTIGRYDGRVSLPNSDSRLQSDGDPSDILISQPFTNALATQMPNYLGYTAPNATYVPLNDNIIGSWDFSHDGQALPDTIPDLLGALQLNPQLAVFSENGYHDLATPFFNTEKQLARLQTVSGLNPNLQVSFFQGGHMIYLDDVARPQMKSDLALFYQNAAIPGALTLKTLPAPWSDEAAASTPTANAATTGAKAP
- a CDS encoding carbohydrate ABC transporter permease, producing the protein MRKHPLEVAAYYLLSGLVLIVSLFPFVYMAGSSLRQGNALFDASLWPTRLSLDNYAELFRDQPVGAYLLNSALVAGGVVALSLGVSVLAAYALGRVSFRGRGVLMMCILGVSMFPQVAILSGLFELIRALGLYDRLPALIIADLIFTLPFTVWVLVTFMRELPRELEEAALVDGVGVLTLIFRIFMPLLRPALAATSLLAFVAAWNEFLFALTFTISSGQRTVPVAITMITGSSSYELPWGTIMAASVIVTVPLVMLVLLFQRHIVSGLTAGAIKG
- a CDS encoding Gfo/Idh/MocA family protein, with amino-acid sequence MNDDYKVELPEAAVTLRDRRLRVGVIGLGVGLKHIEGWREHPDVDVVAIADPDAKRLAKVGDEFSIDARYADAQTMLNAERLDVVSVCTPNKFHKELTLAALGAGCHVLCEKPMAMNAEEGRAMLAAAQRAGKRLMINFSYRFSAQSRALKAQVDADLFGDFYFGRTVWHRRRGMPGFGGWFGTKSLAGGGPLIDLGVHRLDLALWLMGYPKPVWVMGCAYDPIARELAEQSGKTFDVEDLAAALIRFDNGATLALEASWATNIQEAELMETRLLGTKAGLLQKNLNEGYTFDAHIFMEQNGAQFDMRLNPSGTIARSAMYDYAEAILSDTPHPAPGEEGLVVMEILDAIYASAASGQPVRVRPPAAGRTSLEAPVLDVGVVG
- a CDS encoding VOC family protein; protein product: MLDHVFISVSDIDRSIAFYEKALAPLRIAHALDYDGRQGPAGHPNLKGFGKNARVFFWLREGTVEGRAAHVGFVADGKSEVDAAFAAAMAAGASEIHPPGPQLHYDPRYYAAQVRDPDGYSLEFVYKEWQH
- a CDS encoding nuclear transport factor 2 family protein — translated: MKKLVDTFIQTVNAFDVEGALALFASDAVIDDVSVGDAFVGTDGVRLYIEQFFVGYKTASKLLSLEQLDNFNAVARLDFTGNFGHEIGTLKIAINADGLIERIDADLE
- a CDS encoding carbohydrate ABC transporter permease translates to MQNMSTRPTSSGLAQTRRREAWLLMLPALLMLAAIAGWPLARTIWFSLTDTQLSDLSAHRFVGLANYIGESGVLRDPAWWQAVANTLMFSIVSVVLETFAGLGVALLLDTPSRIRTLLRAAVLVPWAIPTVVSAKIWSWMLNDQFGVVNAILMNLHLIGEPLAFTADPHLVFPTIVFVDVWKTTPFMALLMLAALQTVPRDCYEAARVDGVPRWRVFARVTLPLIMPGVLVAMIFRSLDALRIFDLIYVMTSNSRLTKSMSVYVREQLIDFQQVGFGSAAATLLFLIVVLFTSAYMVIGRNRMRGI